acccagaacactccctctctcacttgcatatccttctacagtgttatagttctttctctggatataaggtACATTTTGATAAAAATCTAAATCttaccgttgtctgtctttgaccatcataccatcaagcacaagtttccttttagatggtctcctatgggcttcacatatttgggcataaCGGTGGATGGTAACATGAAGAACCTTAataaactcaatctggccagcttgttgcaaaaggtggaggGTGACCTGTGTAAATGGATGGACTTgcctctcactctactgggtatAATCAATGCAATTAAAATGAATATCCTGCCCAGATTTCTATATTTGTTTcaatctctccccatccctgttcCCGCAGCATTCTTTTCCTCTCTCGACAAGCAGACCATACGGTTTATCTGGCACGGCAAAACCTCTagggttggcctggataaactgacccttgattacGGTCAAGGGAgcttaaacctccccaattttagaatgtactactgggctgcacagtctaggtttctggctcagaggtttgacaatggtccctctccctcatggttgaacattgaaaCGTTTGAGGTAAATTATGACACTGGGGTAGAattgttttacaaatgggacagaaaatctataaaacccatcacagacaaccctttaatcatgcattctgtcctggcatggtgcaaactgcCTGAGCTGTTCAGACGAgggggattcctttcccctaaaacccctttatggaacaataaattgatccctatgtttttccagaatagtaactttagaccatggtctgataaggggatcactcttctggaacattgttatgaggagggagttcttatgtcttttgatcagctgaaacagaaatatcactTGCCTAACAGCgacttctttagctacctacaGCTCCAACACTTTATCagggtgactctcaagggacaatggaacctacctaagatgtcacctattgaacaactctgccacgcagaccaaccactgttcaagaccatttcccgtgtttacgatgctcttatgtcaggactaacactgcctgAGCTAGATAAACCCAGACTTAGATGGGGAAAAAGATCTGGGTATTAATCTTGATGAGGGTCTATGTagtgacctatgcagggatggtgttacatccacattgaactccagatacagactgatccagtttaatttcctccatcagctctatatcaccccatctagactgcacaagTTCAACCCTGATATATCCTCCCcatgttttagatgtggctcagatgaaggaacattgctccattccacttggcagtgttcaaaactacacggtttctggcaggggttatgcgataccatatcctcaattcacggggttgcattccctttagacccggagctctgtctactgggtaactttactaactCCAATCTTAGacaaagccatactataaagctaacagaaatattgctagcgattgccaagaaatgtattgccttgaaatggaaatcggattcctccctgccagttgcaatgtggctatcggaagttaatagttgtatcccactggagaaaatcacttactgcttgcGGAATAAGTTtgagacattttacagaatttggcaaccttttgactatatggagaatctcccctcacatcacattgattgaatctctatataatcctcacataatgtttcacacaTAATGTATAATATGTAGTTTACGGCAGGTGACCACGTGATCCAAtgtctcattattattatttgattcTTTATTATGACTTATTTACTTTATGTTtgtatatataattattattatttgttttctAAATTTACGctcgtctgttactgtcactttgtcatattgttgtctaatatcttttcacttttgttatGAATGTTCTTAATCGGAAAATGGAAAAATAAAATATTCAAAATAAAAATTGTTCAACAAttgcctttctgtctctttgAGTAAACTACTTACCAGCTTTTATGCACtgtagtgctagctagctgtagcataTGCTTTCaatactagattaattctctgatcatttgattgggtggacagttcatttctcagaacaagaataaactgacgagtttcagaagaaagttctttgtttctggccattttgagcctgtaatcgaacccacaaatgctgatgctccagatactcaactagtctaaagaaagccagtttaattgcttcttttatcagacaacagttttcaactgtgggttttctaatgatcaattaaccttttaaaattataaacttggattagctaacacaacgtgccattggaacacaggagtgatggttgctgataatgggcctctgaaagcttatgtagatattccattaaaaatctgcaatttccagctacaatagtcatttacaacatacacaatgtctacactgtatttctgatcagtttCATGTTCTTTTAAttgacaaaaatgtgcttttctttcaaaaacaaggacatttctatgtgaccccaaactctTGAACGGCAgtgtttatattatgacattgtATTTTTCTCTGAAAATCATTGTAACGTGGTTAACCTcaaaaatctaaatgaaaatgattcAAATCTAACAGTTAAAATTCAATCAGAGAGCGCCCTTAGATCAGGGGAAAAGGCTGCACCTGACCGTTGCacttgaatcattcccatggtgaatggCTATGCCCGCTATAATATGAAACCACACAATTCCAGAGACTTTGATATGACTGGCCCGATTTATATGGTGAAAACAATGTGTGGGGAGATAGAGGCACAGAAACTCACATCAATACCTTTGTCAGATAACACTGTGAAATTAAGAATGTATGATATAGCTGCAATCAAGATGAAAGTCTGACTGAACGACTCAAAGACTCCCCACCTTACGCTCTCCAAATGGacgtatttatgtctgtaatataaagcccttttgtggtggaaaactcaTTTTGAATTGCTGGGCCTGACTCCCCTGTGAGTGGGCCTGGCTGCttagtgggtgggcctatgccctccaaggcccacccatggatgcacccctgcccagtcatgtgaaatcgatAGATTTtgacctaatttatttatttcaattaactgatttccttctatgaaccgTAACTTAgtaaaaatctttgaaattgttgtatgttgcatttatattttttgttcagtatatttaagtatgcattaaggtgtctttAATAGTATACACATGGCAAAAAACAATGTAGAcgttaataaatgcatttctatagatTCCAAATATGTTTTACAATGATGGGGGTGCAAAGATGGAGGCATGGTGGTTTCAAAACAGCACCAACTGTCAGTTTTCTAAGATATATATAAGTAATTGTTTGGAaccaaaaaatataaaaacattttcCTTGAAACATAATTTTGGAaactactaatgttactgtccccactacaacaacaaaaatatgtaaataaacatacTTTTTGTCCTTGCAACATtctagaattccattcattccaatGGAAGACTGCTTTTCTGAGGAGTGACAATTTGGCTCCTTCAAAGCCTCTCCATGGCCAaaacatagcatcagcaatccagggttaaTATGTCATTGAATGGAACGCGTCATCTGACTACGGAGCCTTGGTCGGGGTGCGCTGGCTTGTAAAGCAGGCGCACCCGTAGAATTACATAAACAGTGAGATGCGCAGTTACTTAACACGATTTTCCCCCATTCATTCATACTGAGGATACAGTTGAGTCCcaccttcttcacaacaaaaCCATTGTAGCTAGGGTTGTGCAACTCTGATGCTTGATCATTTGATGTATTTCTTTTGAACGTTGTCTAGGGCCTACAGGAAGGAACATAACTAGACGAAACATGGAGAAAAGCAGCGGGACAACTTCTTCAAAAAGAAAAGCTTCCTCATCTGAGACAAGTCTTCCAGACTGCAAAAAGCTGAAATCGAAGGATAGTGGCAAGGCTAGCGCAAATAAAGCTCTGAACAAGAAGAGTAAGTCACGGTTTTGAGTAGGTACAACGTGGCTGCATAGAAAATGGCCGTGCTCCAGAGCATCAAAACGACTATCAACAAATCACTTTTCATCATAAATAACGACTCAttattagtcagtcagtcacaatttaaCCACGATACATTGCGGATTTGATCCTCTTGAACACGGCCAAtggtagaaaaaaatatatatacgttAGCCACCTAAAAATAATTTTACTTTCCCACAGAAAATACTAAAATAGAGAAGGACTCAAGCAAGAAAAAACACACATTCTTGGGTAGCTCAGAAGTTTCTCTAAGTTCTACACATGCAAGCCAGAAGATGATCCGGGATGGATGCCTAGAGGTTTCAAAGAATGACAAAGGACAACTTGTTTTTAAAGGTATGCCTACATATGCAACTCTGTTTTAACACACGGACATTCATTTCACAGAAGGCTCGGTGACAAGTAATATTTCTTAGACTTCCCACAGTTCCAACCTAACATGTCACCAAAAGAAGTACTTCAAGCTGGCAGCTTTGGTGGTACCTACTTCAGACCAATATACTCAAGTGTCACAAGTGAGTAGCCTATCCCACACACATCTATAATCATTACTTTTGATGTTATGATGTAATTTCTAATGTAGGTTAACCAATTTACTAATCACACttttttttgtttctttcatAATAGAACACAATTGCAAAGATGAATGGAAAGAGCTCCCTGAGGATTGGCTGAAAGGTTTGAACATTCCCACACAGGTGATTATACGAAACCAAACGATAAATGATAAAACACCTATGATGATAAATGATAAAACACCTATGAACACATTCATTGAAATAGAGACACCCAAACAAGACCGAACAATTCAAGCTGATTGGTATAATGCAAAAATAAAGCATAATAAGACTTGCCATAAGCATGCCCACCAATGTTGTTATGATCTCATAATGATCCTGACGAAGTTACACATTTTGAGTCATTTGGAAATTTGCTGAAATATATGCACCGATATTTTCCTTGCCCAAAAAAAAACAGATACCGATATCCGATATTTAACATTTTAGCTGcctttttaagcattctagtacagttaaatagttaacacacacacatggacgcagcgctcgaaggcactgtatctcagtgcaggaggcttcactacagtccctggtttgaatccaggctgtatcacatccagccatgattgggagtcccatagggcggcgcacaattggcccagcgtcgtccggggtaggccatcattgtaaataagaattcttaactgacttgcctagttaaataagtgtTTGCAAACTgatcaaaaagttattttgttggcatttaccagtaaaacataatcgaaacctatttctttcacttacttgctgtgctgtttcgttgtgtATTtattcagtcgtttcattctgaaccaggatttctatggaatgccgtttgggtctttgtgtgTCAAAAAGATACaggtcaaataacactatttgactaatcaggacctgaatatgactgcacgtcacataattTAATGTGTTCATACATTTTtgacgtagttattacacattgattacactatcactcgtatttcatatgtcacaacgattcattaACTGGTCATTAACAAAAAAGATAGGTAGCTCATGTATGCAAGCAATGTTCTTCCCCCAAAACATAGCAAAACaacaatctgtttcagtagctatagttaactagctaactatatagctagctgtcatcatctaaaatatataagacagttcttatttgattaatggtggtcggacccatctatgtgaagctagccacaataaggattagccacaatagtggactttgcagttagccttcaaaataaaagtatgtcattgacagtgatgcaaattaatacaaatagtagaattatgccataattgAATAGATCATGTTAAACGAGGTTGGAATGTTATATAAAATCAAAAATAGTttgaaatcacactggatgtattatactttagaattgcattgagggcatacttatttcactgtacagccttccctatggattgtggatggatgacatggggtatcagtctactcagtgacacccagaaAACATTagtgtattactgtgtaactccggtaggtcAAAATCTGAAAAAAAGTGCATTTGGTAGTGTGtcccggtgctcgaccagtcgcgaAAAatccaacatcacccacgacagagaatggttgattgtcaagggcaatgaattccattatcttggagttaatggatttcgcctttgagttgtctcgcttaaatgttcttactctttcaaatgactgcttgacttgttgactgctcgatccacacagcagacattgtgggctaggttaggaatgctgtgttgcacatgTAGCGCAAAATGTTACGTGGCATCATTACGCCACGTTATATAGgcatgcacgtcagctttgacattggTTTTCCACATCGGCATTAAACTAGACATTgggccgataccgatgttggcatttttagctaatatcgtccgattctGATATGtccaccgatatatcgtgcatccctactaATAAGACATTACAAAGCCAGGCTCACACTGCTTATAATAAATAATGCATTATGTGTTTCCCCATACAGGTGGTCTCATCAACATACAGAGACAGTGTAAACACATACAAAGTGAAGTGTGGAGGCAGTCTAGAAATGTGGGAAAGCAGTGGATGGATTGTAACCCAGGATCCCTATGGGTGGTTTCAGTGGTACTGCAGGTATTTGcagaatatatacagtacattcagactGGGTATAACAAGGCTCCTTTCTAGTCTCTTACATTAGTGTCTTCTTCCTCAGAATCTTACTCTGAAATGTAAATTCCCTACAGGTTTTACCATGGTCGGCGTACTAAGGATGATGAGCGTCAGATCGGGCGATGGGCAAAGTGTGCTGGGGTAAAAGGCCGGTGGAGAAATAATCTGATAACCAAAGTAGTCCGGTCAGGCTGTGGCTTTGACAACCCAACAATCTCTCCTGTGGTCAGACAGACATTACAGCACTGGGGGTACCGACTGACCAAAGAGGATTACAATGAGGGTGCCAAGAGGGTTAAGCCAAAATAACCGTGCACCCTGCTTGTATTCATTATACGGGTACAGTAGGGAGGCTGGTGGGTGGAGCTataggatgggctcattgtaatggctggaaggAATTTAAATGGAACATTAACAAACagatcaaacatatggaaacgaCATTTGATTCCATTTATTTAATTCCAGCCATAACAATGatcccatcctcctatagctcctcccaccagcctacACTGGGGTACAGAAATAAGTGCATGAGTTTGACTGTTTTATTTGCAAACGTGTGTTTGTGGTATTTTTTGACACTGTAAATGCAATGTTTAACTTTAATtcgactttaaaaaaaatagagaTACCTAACTCCCTTTCCTGGAGATTCTGTCAAATTTTTATTCTCATGCGTCTTTCACCTCTTATGAAGAGTGTATTGTGCGCTGCAAAAATAATATCAGCTCGCCAGCTTGTAGTCTTAAAACCCATAAATTAgttacctctggttcgttcagccatCTCTAAGGGAAGAAAGTATAGGGCTTTGGAATAAAAGCAAAAAAAATAAGGTCTGAGGATAACTGActgagcatgcttttgcggcacagtcgatagtgcgccggacctcgggctcaaaggtcgagggttcgagacctgctccctgctgtttcattacattggCGGTGTTATACATTTTGTTCTGTGATATAATAGCAGttatgtaaaaagggctttataagtacatttgatttgagttaacATACAAATCCTTTATGAATTATGCAGTGATTTTTAGCATgaaaatcttggtggggcaaacaattaaaaaaaatgtaatgcatgccagcaaagccactacacaacattaaacaatacactataacggtgacaaacagtgcccacaaTCTGGTAGGGCCTACTTTAAGCTGTCTCAACaacagtcccaacaccttaccactgctacacctgggaCCTGTTTCAGAAAGCAGGTTTAACAAACTGAGTTTAAACCTGAACTCTGGGTTGACTAATTCTGAGCTCTCAAACTCTGCATTATTTGGTTTCAGAACAGGTGATAACAATTAGTTAAATCAACTCTGAGTTAagttaacccagagtaaagcATGTGCATGAGGAGATTAAAGGCCCTCATCAATGGAAAGCAGATAACATGATTCATCATGGCAACAGGAGAAAAAAGGTCTCGAACCTCCTACTTCTCCCTAGTGGAGTTAGAAATATAAATGAATGCGTATGCAGAATATGAGTATACACTACCGTTAattttagggtcacttagaaatgtccttgtttttgaaagataagCAAAAGAATTgtccaaattgatcagaaatagtatagacattgttaatgttgtaaatgactattgtagctggaaatggcagattttttatggaatatctacgtaggcgtacagaggcccattatcatcaaccatcactcctgtattccaatggcatgttgtgttagctaatccaagtttataattttaaaggctaattgatcattaggaaaccctttttgcaattacgttagcacagctgaaaactgttgttctgattaaagaagcaataaaactggccttatttagactagttgagtatctggagcttcagcatttgtgggttcgattacaggctcaaaatggctagaaataaaaaacattcttctgaaactcgtcagtctattcttgttcctTGAAATAAAGGCTAtttcatgcgagaaattgccaagaaactgaagatctcgtacgtTGTAcgactcccttcacagaactgcGCAAATGTGAGTCGAAAAATGCGAGTCATGTACAAAACCAGGCCACTTTGCTTCCACCATGCTGATGATGTGGGCTGCATCACATATGATCTTCACAGTGCAGAACAGTAATTAGCTACAGTAACAGTATTGTAAAGTATCTTTCATTTGGAATGCGAAAGGCTACTATTTAGGCCTATCTGCACATTAATGCTGTGGAAATACTTCCTATTCACATAATCTGCTTCAGTTACTGAAGGAGCTGTGATAGGAATATGAGTGCCATCTATGTAACTAATCACACCTGGAAACCCTAAAATGTATCAAATTAAGTTATTAGTGTAAACGTTATCATATATTTGCAAAAAAACAAAGTGCAACACAAATCATTTGTTTCCCAAACTGAGAGCATGTCCACGATGTGTCATATGAACGATATAAGGGCTGAAAATATTGTGAAGATGAATGATccatctgcattgtgtcccacccaccacccccctcttttacactactgctactctctgttcatcatatatgcatattcactttaaccatatctatatgtacatactacctcaatcagcctgactaaccggtgtctgtatgtagcctcactactgtatatgtatatgacatactgtatatgtccttttactgttgttttatttctttacatacctattgttcacctaatatttttttttttgcactattggttagagcctgtaagtaagcatttcactgtaaagtctacacctgttgtattcggcgcacgtgacaaataaactttgatttgaatcgATCGATCGAACCCTCCAACAGATAATCATCAGGGAATGATTAAACATCCAAGCGGGGTCTGATTACCCTCTCCCAAAGGAGATTTCTGTGGAGTATTTGTGCTTCAATATCAACTGGCTCTTCAAGAAAAGGACACGCCATGTCTTACACCTCCTTCAGTCTGCAGGCTTTAGCTAAAGAGGAGAAACTCTGGGTTAGTTGAAGAAAACCTGCCAGCGAGCAGGTTAGCTTCACTGATTATGTTGCCATAGTAACTGACTCAGAGTTTAACTGGCTTTGTCAAACCGAAAACCCAGAGTTTCCTTCAACTCTGGCTCAACTAACTCGGTCACTAAACCCGCTTTCTGAAACTGGGCCCTGGCTATCAGCAAAGCCTTGtttggcagcgaaacagttcctTCAGCCTAATTTACTGTCTTTAAAAATAATATAGCTGATATTGCTGACTTACTTAAACAAAAGTGGTTTCTACTGAGAATTGAcctgtacaaactatggcataaggagaCAACGAGTGGATAAGAGGCCATCTGTTATTTTGGTTAAGACAATGagtgagctaggacggacgtagtcaatgtaactatttgttcagcacttttgaaatgtccAGCGACAGAATTGAACATGGGCCGCTATTACcatattctccctgtacaccacgTCAGAACCATATGAAAAATAAAGGGggtatataagcagacaatgaaagctcttacaatatttgatggtgacatttctctaaacaggctataggctacatgtgcaccgcTAAGTGAGAACAGTAGGCGAAATTAAGAGGGGAAAATTTACCAAATTTTTAGGGTGAGGGacaacagcttactacacaacatacacttaataTTACTtccttagctacagtatacatatctcccatgtaaattacatcatttatgcagcagcataaagACATTTTTAGGCTTGCCTTGtgatgtgctcacttgaacagggaGGTGGTGCagcggtccttcgtgggcaaatttggtcaaactttgtcatcaaagtctggcattctctggatttatggtgttttcaagacaactggaaacttggAAAAAAAACAAGATTGAATcatgatg
The sequence above is a segment of the Oncorhynchus gorbuscha isolate QuinsamMale2020 ecotype Even-year linkage group LG16, OgorEven_v1.0, whole genome shotgun sequence genome. Coding sequences within it:
- the zgc:113208 gene encoding uncharacterized protein zgc:113208 isoform X1, producing the protein MEKSSGTTSSKRKASSSETSLPDCKKLKSKDSGKASANKALNKKKNTKIEKDSSKKKHTFLGSSEVSLSSTHASQKMIRDGCLEVSKNDKGQLVFKDFPQFQPNMSPKEVLQAGSFGGTYFRPIYSSVTKHNCKDEWKELPEDWLKGLNIPTQVVSSTYRDSVNTYKVKCGGSLEMWESSGWIVTQDPYGWFQWYCRFYHGRRTKDDERQIGRWAKCAGVKGRWRNNLITKVVRSGCGFDNPTISPVVRQTLQHWGYRLTKEDYNEGAKRVKPK
- the zgc:113208 gene encoding uncharacterized protein zgc:113208 isoform X2, which encodes MTKDNLFLKFQPNMSPKEVLQAGSFGGTYFRPIYSSVTKHNCKDEWKELPEDWLKGLNIPTQVVSSTYRDSVNTYKVKCGGSLEMWESSGWIVTQDPYGWFQWYCRFYHGRRTKDDERQIGRWAKCAGVKGRWRNNLITKVVRSGCGFDNPTISPVVRQTLQHWGYRLTKEDYNEGAKRVKPK